From Nakamurella flava, the proteins below share one genomic window:
- the purL gene encoding phosphoribosylformylglycinamidine synthase subunit PurL: MVEEDGVGSSGDTVARAEQTPDQPQPYRELGLKDDEYARIKEILGRRPTDAELAMYSVMWSEHCSYKSSKVHLGYFGKTTTAEMKSKMLAGIGENAGVVDIGDGWAVTFKIESHNHPSFVEPYQGAATGVGGIVRDILAMGARPVAVMDQLRFGPADAPDSQRVVPGIVSGVGGYGNSLGLPNIGGEVVFDASYAGNPLVNAACIGVLRVEDLHTAHASGAGNKIILYGSRTGLDGIGGVSVLASDTFAADDPAAGTTGSGGSRKKLPSVQVGDPFAEKVLIECTLEVFHAGLVVGIQDLGGAGLSCATSELAAAGDGGMHVELDAVPLRAEGMTAAEILSSESQERMCAVVTPDKVDAFLAVCAKWDVQADVIGEVTETGRLVIDFQGQTVVDVPPRTVAHEGPVYERPIARPESQDALQADTTASLARPELSELRELVLRMIASPNLCARNWITDQYDRYVRGNTVLAQPADAGIVRVAESYGADSGDGPERGVAMATDCNGRYTQLDPYAGAQLALAEAYRNVGTTGAVPIAVTNCLNFGSPEDPAVMWQFSQAVRGLADGCAELGIPVTGGNVSFYNQTGGTAILPTPVVGVLGVIDDVRRRTIPGIGHDTGESLILLGETRDEFDGSEWASVVHGHLGGRPPVVDLAAERRLAEVLVAGSRDGMISAAHDLSEGGLAQAVVEMCLSGETGARVVLPVDPDEDFGAAAFRYLFSESTARVLVAVPRTEELRFTEMCSARQQPWAKVGVVDADNPAGPTLEIQDVASFPLAELRQAWAGTLPALFG, encoded by the coding sequence CTGGTCGAGGAAGATGGAGTCGGCTCGAGCGGTGACACCGTCGCCCGGGCCGAGCAGACCCCCGACCAGCCGCAGCCCTACCGCGAGCTGGGCCTCAAGGACGACGAGTACGCCCGCATCAAGGAGATCCTCGGCCGTCGACCCACCGACGCCGAGCTGGCCATGTACTCGGTCATGTGGTCCGAGCACTGCTCGTACAAGTCGTCCAAGGTGCACCTGGGCTACTTCGGCAAGACCACCACGGCCGAGATGAAGAGCAAGATGCTCGCCGGTATCGGCGAGAACGCCGGCGTGGTCGACATCGGCGACGGCTGGGCGGTCACCTTCAAGATCGAGTCCCACAACCACCCGTCGTTCGTCGAGCCGTACCAGGGCGCGGCGACCGGCGTCGGCGGCATCGTCCGCGACATCCTGGCCATGGGTGCCCGCCCGGTCGCCGTCATGGACCAGCTCCGGTTCGGCCCGGCGGATGCGCCCGACTCGCAGCGCGTGGTCCCCGGCATCGTCTCCGGTGTCGGTGGCTACGGGAACTCCCTCGGCCTGCCCAACATCGGCGGCGAGGTCGTCTTCGACGCCAGCTACGCCGGGAATCCGCTGGTCAACGCGGCCTGCATCGGTGTCCTGCGGGTGGAGGACCTGCACACCGCGCACGCCAGCGGTGCCGGCAACAAGATCATCCTGTACGGCTCGCGGACCGGTCTGGACGGCATCGGTGGGGTCTCCGTGCTCGCCTCCGACACGTTCGCCGCCGACGATCCGGCTGCCGGGACCACCGGCTCCGGCGGGTCGCGCAAGAAGCTGCCGTCGGTCCAGGTCGGCGACCCGTTCGCCGAGAAGGTGCTCATCGAGTGCACCCTCGAGGTCTTCCACGCCGGCCTGGTCGTCGGCATCCAGGACCTCGGCGGCGCCGGGCTGTCCTGCGCGACCAGCGAGCTGGCCGCCGCCGGAGACGGCGGCATGCACGTCGAGCTCGATGCGGTGCCGCTGCGCGCCGAGGGCATGACCGCCGCCGAGATCCTGTCGAGCGAGTCGCAGGAGCGGATGTGCGCGGTCGTCACCCCGGACAAGGTCGACGCCTTCCTCGCCGTCTGTGCGAAGTGGGACGTGCAGGCCGACGTCATCGGTGAGGTGACCGAGACCGGCCGCCTGGTCATCGATTTCCAGGGCCAGACCGTCGTCGACGTGCCGCCGCGCACCGTCGCCCACGAGGGCCCGGTCTACGAGCGGCCGATCGCCCGCCCCGAGTCGCAGGACGCGCTGCAGGCCGACACCACGGCGTCGCTGGCCCGCCCGGAGCTGTCCGAGCTGCGCGAGCTGGTGCTGCGGATGATCGCCTCGCCGAACCTGTGCGCCCGGAACTGGATCACCGACCAGTACGACCGGTACGTCCGCGGCAACACCGTGCTGGCCCAGCCGGCCGACGCCGGGATCGTCCGGGTCGCCGAGTCCTACGGCGCCGACTCCGGGGACGGCCCGGAGCGGGGCGTGGCCATGGCCACCGACTGCAACGGTCGCTACACCCAGCTCGACCCGTACGCCGGGGCGCAGCTGGCGCTGGCCGAGGCCTACCGCAACGTGGGCACCACCGGCGCGGTGCCGATCGCCGTCACCAACTGCCTGAACTTCGGCTCGCCCGAGGATCCAGCCGTGATGTGGCAGTTCTCGCAGGCCGTCCGCGGGCTGGCCGACGGCTGCGCCGAGCTGGGGATCCCGGTCACCGGCGGCAACGTCAGCTTCTACAACCAGACCGGCGGCACGGCGATCCTGCCGACCCCGGTGGTGGGCGTGCTCGGCGTCATCGACGATGTCCGCCGCCGCACGATCCCCGGCATCGGTCACGACACCGGTGAATCGCTCATCCTGCTCGGCGAGACCCGCGACGAGTTCGACGGTTCCGAGTGGGCGTCGGTCGTGCACGGCCACCTCGGCGGCCGCCCGCCGGTGGTCGATCTGGCGGCCGAACGCCGGCTGGCTGAGGTGCTGGTCGCCGGTTCCCGGGACGGCATGATCTCGGCGGCCCACGACCTGTCCGAGGGCGGGCTCGCGCAGGCGGTCGTCGAGATGTGCCTGTCGGGCGAGACCGGGGCGCGCGTCGTGCTGCCGGTCGATCCGGACGAGGACTTCGGGGCCGCGGCGTTCCGGTACCTGTTCTCCGAGTCCACCGCCCGGGTGCTGGTCGCGGTGCCGCGCACCGAGGAGCTGCGGTTCACCGAGATGTGCTCGGCCCGCCAGCAGCCGTGGGCCAAGGTCGGGGTCGTCGACGCGGACAACCCGGCCGGGCCGACGCTGGAGATCCAGGATGTCGCGTCGTTCCCGTTGGCCGAGCTCCGACAGGCGTGGGCGGGAACACTGCCGGCGCTGTTCGGCTGA
- the purS gene encoding phosphoribosylformylglycinamidine synthase subunit PurS, with translation MARVAVDVVIKPEILDPQGKAIVAALARTGHPGVSSVRQGKHFDLEVDDSVTDADLEEIAENLLANPVIETWTITRLQDADAPVAR, from the coding sequence GTGGCTCGCGTGGCCGTCGACGTCGTGATCAAGCCCGAAATCCTGGACCCGCAGGGCAAAGCCATCGTGGCTGCCCTGGCCCGGACCGGACACCCCGGGGTGAGCTCCGTCCGCCAGGGCAAGCACTTCGATCTGGAGGTCGACGACTCGGTCACCGACGCCGACCTCGAGGAGATCGCCGAGAACCTGCTGGCCAACCCGGTCATCGAGACATGGACGATCACCCGCCTGCAGGACGCCGACGCCCCGGTGGCCCGGTGA
- a CDS encoding PucR family transcriptional regulator gives MNTLQEVVDQLRDRHPGEIEVLVGPLHRRVGEIRIVESVEQVDEAPSDAVVVLERGLSALASDYRFDVLVRRAAARSAAALLLIGPADLRVSMTAMALARRAEVAIVRLGPAVELAEAVGSLVRRASDRLAVTVDRVRAVCAAVDAGFADVEGLLESVGLLLGRPVLLIDESSEPPHPDVAVGLSVPAGPEGAARLATERPGDDEADALLEMVLWRVAAEVTRLTAARVRAQQTTRRSTGEVLIQLVDADRATRAAVAPSARRLGVPIDDWHVLTRIELDNLLEVAGDDVTAYEIRDRLADLALLAARSLAGSWHVGHDPGVLLLLWTGEVPPSDDDRSRFRRQIDFVLATLGRHVPRLRMYCGSGTPRPGVAGLASTATEARLAVSSARFRRRPGTPVFYDAVGMRATLLEWYGSPTVQQSMDRLFAPLADLPPGKRQALIDTLATYLDLQGSAARAAEVLHLHRNAVRYRVQRGLTLLGIDEQDVDQRLFLHLACRAQRLGDEIS, from the coding sequence TCGACCAGCTCCGTGACCGGCACCCCGGTGAGATCGAGGTGCTCGTCGGGCCGCTGCACCGACGCGTCGGCGAGATCCGGATCGTGGAGTCCGTCGAGCAGGTCGACGAAGCCCCGTCCGACGCCGTCGTGGTGCTGGAACGGGGACTGTCGGCACTGGCGTCGGACTATCGGTTCGACGTCCTCGTCCGCCGCGCGGCCGCCCGGTCGGCCGCCGCGCTGCTGCTGATCGGGCCGGCCGACCTGCGGGTGTCGATGACCGCGATGGCGTTGGCCCGACGGGCCGAGGTGGCGATCGTCCGCCTCGGGCCCGCTGTCGAACTGGCCGAGGCGGTCGGATCACTGGTGCGACGGGCCTCGGACCGGCTCGCCGTCACCGTCGACCGGGTGCGCGCGGTGTGTGCGGCCGTCGACGCCGGCTTTGCCGACGTGGAGGGCCTGCTGGAGTCGGTCGGTCTGCTCTTGGGGCGGCCGGTGCTCCTGATCGACGAAAGCTCCGAGCCTCCGCATCCGGACGTCGCGGTCGGCTTGAGCGTGCCGGCCGGTCCCGAGGGGGCCGCCCGCCTGGCCACCGAACGGCCGGGGGACGACGAGGCCGACGCCCTGCTGGAGATGGTGCTGTGGCGGGTCGCCGCCGAGGTCACCCGGCTGACTGCTGCCCGGGTCCGGGCCCAGCAGACGACCCGGCGCTCCACCGGGGAGGTGCTCATCCAGCTGGTCGACGCCGACCGCGCGACCCGAGCGGCCGTCGCTCCGTCCGCGCGTCGACTGGGCGTGCCCATCGACGACTGGCACGTGCTGACCCGCATCGAGTTGGACAACCTGCTCGAGGTGGCCGGCGACGATGTCACCGCCTACGAGATCCGGGACCGACTCGCCGATCTCGCGCTCCTGGCGGCCCGGAGTCTCGCCGGTAGCTGGCATGTGGGGCACGACCCCGGTGTGCTGCTCCTGCTGTGGACCGGGGAGGTGCCTCCCTCGGACGACGACCGTTCCCGCTTTCGACGTCAGATCGATTTCGTCCTGGCCACTCTCGGTCGGCATGTACCCCGACTGCGGATGTACTGCGGCTCCGGTACGCCCCGCCCCGGGGTGGCCGGTCTGGCCTCGACGGCCACCGAGGCCCGTCTGGCCGTGTCGTCCGCCCGGTTTCGCCGCCGACCCGGCACCCCGGTCTTCTACGACGCCGTGGGCATGCGCGCGACGCTCCTGGAGTGGTACGGCTCGCCGACCGTCCAGCAGTCCATGGACCGGCTGTTCGCGCCGCTGGCCGACCTGCCGCCCGGCAAGCGGCAGGCGTTGATCGACACCCTGGCCACCTACCTGGATCTGCAGGGGTCGGCGGCGCGGGCCGCCGAGGTCCTGCACCTGCACCGCAACGCCGTGCGCTACCGGGTACAACGGGGGCTGACCCTGCTGGGCATCGACGAGCAGGACGTCGATCAGCGGCTGTTCCTGCACCTGGCCTGCCGGGCGCAGCGTCTGGGCGACGAGATCTCCTGA
- a CDS encoding aldose 1-epimerase family protein, with protein sequence MSAPADPAPTLLTADADPLPGGPEWTISGGGYTAVISAVGATTRVLTHDGRDLVVPFDADRIRPVFRGATVAPWPNRIVDGRYTFGGVEYQAPINEVDRGHALHGLVSWVRWTAAEVTGDRLVLRHNLVPVPEYPFPLILELTCTVDADGFHSTLIAVNTGEGDAPYGCCPHPYLRAGSSPLDTWELTLPAATRLEVDERLAPEGTAAVDTVDADYRAGAVIGDRFIDHAFTDLTAGADGVVRVELRDPADGTGVALTWPDDWAPWVQIHTGDRPEPEHHRAGLAVEPMTCAPDAFNDPAGPPVIAAGERSVSRWTIAALG encoded by the coding sequence ATGAGTGCCCCCGCCGATCCTGCTCCCACCCTGCTCACCGCCGACGCCGACCCGTTGCCCGGCGGCCCCGAGTGGACGATCAGCGGTGGCGGCTACACCGCTGTGATCTCCGCCGTCGGTGCCACCACGCGCGTACTCACCCACGACGGCCGCGATCTGGTCGTGCCCTTCGACGCCGACCGCATCCGGCCGGTGTTCCGCGGCGCCACCGTGGCCCCGTGGCCCAATCGCATCGTCGACGGGCGCTACACCTTCGGCGGGGTCGAGTACCAGGCCCCGATCAACGAGGTGGACCGCGGCCACGCCCTGCACGGGCTGGTCAGCTGGGTGCGGTGGACCGCCGCCGAGGTGACCGGCGACCGGCTGGTGCTGCGGCACAACCTGGTGCCGGTGCCCGAATACCCGTTCCCGCTGATCCTCGAGCTGACCTGCACCGTCGACGCCGACGGCTTCCACTCCACCCTCATCGCGGTCAACACCGGCGAGGGCGACGCCCCCTACGGCTGCTGTCCGCACCCGTACCTGCGGGCCGGATCGTCGCCGCTGGACACCTGGGAGCTGACCCTGCCGGCCGCCACCCGGCTGGAGGTGGACGAGCGACTCGCCCCGGAGGGCACCGCGGCAGTCGACACGGTGGACGCCGACTACCGCGCGGGCGCCGTCATCGGGGACCGGTTCATCGACCACGCCTTCACCGATCTGACCGCCGGCGCGGACGGGGTGGTCCGGGTCGAGCTGCGTGACCCGGCCGACGGCACCGGTGTCGCGCTGACCTGGCCGGACGACTGGGCGCCGTGGGTGCAGATCCACACCGGCGACCGACCGGAACCCGAGCACCACCGCGCCGGGCTGGCCGTCGAGCCGATGACCTGCGCGCCCGATGCGTTCAACGACCCGGCCGGGCCGCCCGTCATCGCCGCCGGGGAGCGGTCGGTCTCGCGGTGGACCATCGCCGCCCTGGGCTGA
- the purQ gene encoding phosphoribosylformylglycinamidine synthase subunit PurQ, whose amino-acid sequence MTSGSGAPRIGVVTFPGTLDDVDAARAVRYAGAEAVPLWHADGDLKDVEAVVIPGGFSYGDYLRAGAIASHAPVMRSVVDAARGPRKLPVLGICNGFQVLCEAGLLPGALMRNAALKFICRDQWLRVENADTAWSSRFDTGAEILVPLKNAEGRYVADDHTLDELEGEGRVVFRYVTDGAQDGATNPNGALRDIAGISSADGRIVGLMPHPEHAIDPLTGPTDDGLGLFLSALDAITGAPTLTGASS is encoded by the coding sequence GTGACTTCCGGCTCGGGCGCCCCTCGGATCGGCGTCGTCACCTTCCCGGGCACGCTCGACGACGTCGATGCCGCCCGGGCCGTGCGGTACGCCGGCGCCGAGGCCGTCCCCCTCTGGCATGCCGACGGCGACCTCAAGGACGTCGAGGCCGTGGTCATCCCCGGCGGGTTCTCCTACGGCGACTATCTGCGGGCCGGGGCCATCGCCTCGCACGCCCCGGTGATGCGCTCGGTCGTCGACGCCGCCCGCGGCCCCCGCAAGCTCCCCGTGCTCGGCATCTGCAACGGCTTCCAGGTGCTGTGCGAGGCCGGACTGCTGCCCGGCGCGCTGATGCGCAACGCCGCCCTGAAATTCATCTGCCGCGACCAGTGGCTGCGGGTCGAGAACGCCGACACCGCCTGGTCGTCCCGGTTCGACACCGGCGCCGAGATCCTGGTGCCGCTGAAGAACGCCGAAGGCCGCTACGTCGCCGACGACCACACCCTGGACGAGCTGGAGGGCGAGGGGCGGGTCGTGTTCCGCTACGTCACCGACGGCGCCCAGGACGGCGCGACCAACCCCAACGGCGCGCTGCGCGACATCGCCGGGATCAGCTCGGCCGACGGCCGCATCGTCGGTCTGATGCCGCACCCCGAGCACGCCATCGATCCGCTGACCGGCCCGACCGACGACGGTCTGGGCCTGTTCCTCTCGGCGCTGGACGCCATCACCGGCGCCCCGACCCTCACCGGAGCCTCCTCGTGA
- a CDS encoding YnfA family protein: MTVVRSVLLFFVAAVFEIGGAWLVWQGLREHRGWLWVGGGVVALGLYGVFATLQPDASFGRILAAYGGVFVAGSLLWGALVDGYRPDRWDVVGALICLAGMAVIMYVPRSG; the protein is encoded by the coding sequence ATGACCGTGGTCCGCTCGGTGCTGCTGTTCTTCGTCGCTGCCGTCTTCGAGATCGGCGGCGCCTGGTTGGTCTGGCAGGGGCTCCGCGAGCACCGGGGCTGGCTGTGGGTCGGCGGCGGGGTCGTCGCCCTCGGGCTGTACGGCGTGTTCGCGACCCTGCAACCGGACGCGTCCTTCGGGCGGATCCTGGCCGCGTACGGCGGGGTGTTCGTGGCCGGCAGCCTGCTCTGGGGGGCGCTGGTCGACGGCTACCGGCCGGACCGCTGGGACGTCGTCGGCGCCCTGATCTGTCTGGCCGGGATGGCCGTCATCATGTACGTGCCGCGATCGGGCTGA